A segment of the Centropristis striata isolate RG_2023a ecotype Rhode Island chromosome 15, C.striata_1.0, whole genome shotgun sequence genome:
aattgaaaaaacatttttgttcactgaaataataataaaaatgagagtttaaaaaaaaaaaaaaaagattactcactgaaactatattgtgtggttacaaaacgaactaaaattatagtgaaaatgtccttcgttttcctctttgtcaacttttttcatacctaaaccattttggttgatatgaaatctatttcatttatctggttttatgatttaataaacatattggggctgagatggataagacaaaggaaataaaggcaacatttattgtggcttttttaaaatcttgcacccaacaaataccccattacaaaaaaaactaaaactaataaaaactaaactaaaactaagcattttccaaaaaataaaaatgaattaaaactagcaaactcactacaaaaactaattaaaactaactgaatttgaaaacaaaaaatcacaacgaaattaaaactaaaactaatgaaacatccaaaactattacaaccttgcAAATAACCAATCAGCATGAGACAATCAAATGTCTGACTGTGCCGTTCTTTTTCCCAGTGATAACCGGGAAGGTGACCTCTCTGGCCCCCGGACCCAGAGGTACTCTTCAAGTTAGCGTCTCCCTCATTAAGGCCTACAAGGCAGGCCGACTAACAATCACACAAGTCGGAGAGACCATGTCGGTTAAGGTGGTGTCGCAGTGCAAGAAGTGCCCGTTGCTCCGCAGAGGTATCTTGAATTCACAAACTCATAAAACCCCACTTATTAACATTTCCATTTACTCAAAAACataattctgattttttttctccctctccaaTAGGTGCTAACTACATAATCATGGGTCAAGTAAATGAAGAAGGACGTGGTACCCTGGCACCCGGTGCATTCACAGCCCCTTACAAAGCCCCACATGACAGATTATTAATGAATATCAACAATCAACCCTGTTAACCTCACACATCTGTAAAAGCTGGGAAACTCAGATGAcatatcaaacacacacatccaaatATTACAATGTGAAATACAGATCTATTAAAGCACAATAGTGCAGTAAAACATAACTACAGATTTATCCACCATTTTAAAGGAACACTTTTATTCAAACACCGTCCAAAACCTAATGTTTGTAATTTATATATGAATAAAGGTTTATATCTCTTTTCAAATTGTGTGGCTTCATCCTTGTTTATAACTTTGCAGCTCTAGCTCTCTCTTCACCTGTCTCTGGTTCCATCTAGTGGATTTAAAGGGTAATAGCACTCTAGCTAAGTTATTGCTAATTTAAACAACTGATTTAATATCCCGTGACATGAGTGGGCCATTAGTCAAGTAGTAGTCCATCAATATGTCAAGTCTTACATGGAGATTAATGGATGCTtgattgaggttttttttttatttaatgagaaCAGTGAACAGTCTCAAATCTTTTATTCTAACTGTGTTTTCTTAGATTTATACTCTTGCTTCCAAAGCTGCTCTTTTTTTAGTATCTATAATAACCTGCCGACCTGATGGTCTGAGATCAGCTTTCATCAATTTTGGCAAGTGAACAGGGTAAAACcccccaaaataaaacaaaatatatcacCATGTAACATTCCAAGTAAATTACTTCATGAAAACATCAATGAGTGAATGTTTTGTTAGATAATATGTttaaatcatagactgtataaattaaatattttttaaattagtttaaatatgcaaataaaatgcaaatatgttatttaatgcaacttttggtaaatttaggagaaatctgaagagacagatagaaaaaataaagatctattttttttaacgtttttttccAGTCTAAATGGACCAATGCACGcgaaaacaacattttacttGATGACTTAATTTAAAACCTACATAATAGTACAAAGTGAGCTAATTTGAAATACTACATTTTACTCATTCAGGGACAAACAAATGTCCGAAGTGCAATTTCATCAAGgcgtatttaatttaatttaattaattttttttataaaattgtatttttttgtgaagacCGTCCCGTCGTCCTTATCAAGAAGAACATTTaacaaatattatttataatctAGCCATAGTCTGCGTCACGTGATAACCTGAGGCAGGTGAAAGGTTATCATGTGACGTAGTGCTCCGGGTTGGCTGTGACGCGTCACGCAGGACGCTGCAGACAAACAGCGGAAGCGGTGAGATGGTGAGTTTTGAGTGATTGATTACCATGTTGTATTTTTAGTTTCAGTGTAACACAGCGTCATTATGCAACTATTGTCTGGCTGCTGGTCCTCCTGCTCAATAGCTTGTACTCACAGTGACGCGCACCTGTATTTAACCCCTAGTAACCCCCCAGTGGTTGATGTGATGGAGGTCATGTTTTGGTTTGCCTGAacactatactgccctacagagtctggtctaactgcagtaagtacacaaagggtaaaactgaggaaaaactgctttaaagttgttgttttttttttttttaacttgacagCCTAATGAATTAttggtaggtaagtgatatgacacttatttctacatgtattgatgatgaaaTTTTTTCCGCTCTAATagaaatgcaaaaacagagtgcagttactacaatgttgttgtctgtcAGTATGAATAAAGAGATGATCACCCATGAACCAGATGCACATGTTCATATTTGCCTACACCCTGATGACCAGCAGTATCCTGGGGATGACATTAGATttttaataagaataagaaatgttttatgtaactttgaaTGATGTTTATCCTTTCCAGTGTACTTCTTTAAACTTCACCTCcttctttttattaaaattgcTTGTTTGGTTTGCTTGTTGTGATGTTCTCTCAGATGTTCGTGGCTTTGAATAAAAGTGTACTAAATTAAATTGTAGCTTTGTTGTAACATTAACACTTTATTGTAAAAAGGTATAAAAACATTCAGTACATTAAAATTGTATAGAAAATGAGATATTGACTTAGATATTAACAGttgaaatatatgaaatataaaatatggcTTTTTACAGTGGCTttagaaatagaaatacaatggtaatttgcttaaaaaaacaaaagaagagccAGACTCCAACAATCCAATGCTGATCATTCAACAGGGATACATATTACAACCATATACAATCTTCTCCTCTCCTACACCCATACGCTCcccttcccctccctctctgaACCCCCCTGCTGCCCACAACACCCTCCTCCGTCAGCCTTCCGCTGGCGAGTGGCGGGCAGGTTCTTGTAGACGGCGCGGCTGTAGGGAATAAAACACATTCCCAGCTGGAGGTGTCGGGCCAGGCGACAGAAGGCAGCGAGTGCCAGGACCAGTAGGGGTGTGAGCAGCAGGAAGCCCACAACCAGCAGCGCCACACAGCCGCCGTCATCCAGTATGTCTGAGCAAAACAGAGTTGTTCCATGGGGCAGCACCTGgagggcaggaggaggaggaaatgggTGAGTAATAGCACAGATGCACAAATCAAGGAGTAGACACATGCACAACTTCCCCAACTTTTAAAGCATGTTCCTAACAGGAAAGTAAGACATTAAATACTCCAAAAAATCAGTATGCACgacagaaatgtgtgtgttctgccgAGGTATACCACtgtcccacaatgcattgcacAAAGGAACTAAAGCAGCTTAGTCACAgctgcaaaaaattaaaattaagctCCTGGAAGATCGAGTAAAACCTTCGAAAACAGTTTcaaatgtctgaaaaaacatttccatttcctTTGTGCAGTTTGATTGGATATTGCAGTTTGATTGACAGTCTACACCATTTCTTGTTACTGCAAAGATTCCTTGTATATTAACTTTAGAAACCATATATGACATATTTTATTAGGACTATATAGTATTAAAATATTGTATGGAATTTGAACTCAGCACCAGTCTGAcctgctactttttaaatctgCATGCAAAGGATTTCCacaggagctttttttttttttaccgtggAGTGGCACAGGAAGCCGAATATGATCATGGCGAGTGCCGGGGTGAGGATGATGCCAAAAATGATGGTGGCCAGCGTGCCGTTGATCAGTGCTATGATGAGATTCTGTGCAGTGACCAGCACAGAGCATGCCCAGCAGTCCAAAGAGCCCCTTAACTCCAGGGGGTCAGTGCCTTCGCTGCCACCGAGAGAGTACGGAGGCGGCACCACGACCCCTGACCCCGCTCTAGAGGGGGAGGCCAGCTCAGAGTGGCCATGCTCCGATATGGTCTTCTCCAGCGTCCCGTTCCGCGATAGACTCATCTTTTCTTGCAGTTAACGCTGCAGGACAGAAAAACAGTTACAATTACTTAATTATCAATCTACATAATTTTCTGGATTACACTTATTTAACCCTGTGTTCAGTACTAAAAGTCTGCAGAAAAATGCATTTGTGTTTCACAATCCTGAAATGATGTGATCAGAGTGTGCCAACTATTTTAAGTGTTGTAGTTTCTCTGTTGCACCAAAACTTTCTCTTCCCTGTATGCTCTGAatttttcagtctgtccactAAAATCATAGAAAGCCAAAGAATGTTAATCCATGAAGTAATGGGTTCCTTAAACACGGTGGTGAAAGGGGTGGAAAGTCAACACAGATAACTTCACAGCTCTAAGTGCGAGGAAATGGGGCTCCACTGACCCCACCTTCAACCTCCAGGATAACCACGACCCAGAACAATGAGCCAGGAACAGCTGGAAAACTCTGAAAAATCCCACTAATCACGAGTCAGAGTGTCGGGAACAATGTTATGACTATGATTTTGAAAGAATACATGCTGTGCTACTGattgttttttaagattttatttccttgttcatttcacttttattttgtaaactcAGTGATGAGAAAATTATGGGCAAGCGCCACCGTTTCCCTCTGTTCTCTACTGTTAACAGACACTGTTATTAAGCTAAGTGCCATGCTCTGTCCATCAGCATCATTTTAACTAAATAACAGATCACTAAATTAATGTTTCACCTCCATTGTCAGATTGGTAAGTCAAAGGTGTATATGTACAATAAGAATCAAAAGATTGAAAGTGTAACAGTTTCCTGATCTTTTGAAAGATTTTAATGGGTTCTCCAACACGTTTGTGGCGTGAAGAACACTTTTAATgaatttctttccttttttcaggGCTTCTGTTTGTGAATGTCAGTAAAATCTGTCTTCCATTCAATCACGGAGCAGCTCAAACACTTGCCTtgtcatgacatcatcaataccgCTTTGATTGATTAACAATGAAAATCAAAACCAGATTCGATAACATTAGTGGAGGAACTTTACAtattatgtacttttttttactgagtGAATTCAGCTCATTTGTCAGGGTAAGGATTTTTTCTATATCttcaacattattttattaaaatagagTTTGTTGTACTCACTGTGTAGTAAACCTGATGTGTCCTCCTGTAGCTCGATGCTGGCAGCAGATGATGGGACTCTGTAAGACCTGGAGAGCGTTGAGTGGTCAGAGACAAAGAGAATTTCAAGAATTTCCCCCTGATGTATGTCTTCTCTGTTTGAAAATCCAGTTCTTGAAAGAAAAACTCTTAACTCTGCTACTTAGCTTAATCTAAAATCCTTTTGTGTTCTGGactattttcaaaaatattactttaataAGTCCAAACTTCCCCCTCGGCCCTCCTGTAGAGCGGCTCAGAAAGGAGCTCTGTAGACTCGAAGCAAACTCTGCTTTCCCACTGGCTTCAGCGCTTCCTTCCCTGACATTCTGTTTCCTCACTCTGACTCCAGTTTGAGATATGATTGAGTGCGTAAGTGGTTATgagtgtgcgcatgtgtgtgtgtgagtgtgtatccTGTGTTGCCTCTAATGCGAATGCACAGAGAGCAGGCTGGGCTGTGTTAAAGGCGGCTGTTAGTGTCTGGGCAGGGGAGCAGTGGAGGGTTTGTGTGATAACCCCTGGACCAagggggagggaggaagagtgTTTATTTGGATAGATTAGAGAAGTCAGGGTATGCTGCCCAATCCACAACACTTACACCCTTACTGAGCACTTTCTACTACACCACTGTCAAATACTGATAAGGCAGGTTTcaacatttcaaacaaatgagctgttttttttattgatgttcatgtacaataaaaatagaaactgcCAGTAAatcctttctgtctttttaagacTGACTTACTGTACATACCATCTAGACCATGCTGCACTCCATCATGCCATTCTGTAGTAAAGAGGGCGTGAACAATAGGACAGAGCTACTCAACTACTCCCAAAGCATAGAGCTCTGATATACGAAAGTAAAGGGCAAGCAAGAGTTGCTTAGGATTAGTCTCAGAAGTGGGCATGACAGAGAACTGGCCCTTGACCTTTTGATGAAAAACAGAGCTGCACTTTCAGAAAACACAAGGAAATGAGGATTGGtgtgggggagggggaggggagaaCATTGACTAATTTGGTGGGGAAAAGAGGCTATCATGGGACTGATAAGATACCAGAGAGGCTCAGTTCAAAGGGTGACATTAGTATTTTGATATGAAGTCTCATTTTTTCATGCcgctttgtttatttatttgttcacaAGGGTAGATATATGCTCtctggagagaagagagaattTTAACAGTTACTGCAAGGAGAAATGATCAAAGAGTCCATGgcattagtgaaaaaaaaaaaaagagtctggGTAATGGGTGGTTTTGTCATTAACAATGCCACAGAGTGTGTTGTTTATATGCGTATGTCAATGTCTGAGGGGGCTGGTAGAGGAAGAGCAGCCTTCCTGTCCTTGGAACCGGGATATCCGCTGCTGTGTCCACGTTTTACGATGAGATGTCCCCGCATCTGCGGTTTTGGCAATCTTATGTCCTCTAACCTTTGAGACGGAGTTCGAAACAAAGGACAAAAATAGCAACCACAAAGACAAATCTGTGGTTAGAACATAGGAAAGCTAATAAGACAGTTTGATTGCATTTGCTGCACTTAATAATGTCTGCATGTGTTATGTTATTGATGTTTATAACTGGTTTGTACCACTGAAAATATATAAGCTGGTCATATCATCGAGCCCCACTATAACCTTATTATATAACCTACTATAAATGGGGAAAATATggggaaaaatggggaaaatatAGAGATATCACTAGTTTgatattatttttactattctgattattttctgttacttctggatttaaaaaaaaagtcttaactAAAGGGaacagcagcagcctgcagctttGACAAGATTTTATCAGGAAAATGTTGGAAGCAACATCAATTCTGAAGTTAAGCTAGCCTCAAGCAAAGAGGTCCAGTGGAACCACCCAGTGGCCAACAGCTGCAGACTGTGACTAAAGTGCAGCTGCAACATGTGATTGTTTGAACTACGTGACAAAAAAGAGCAAGAATAtgaactaaagctgtcagataaatattGTAAAGTAAAGAGTAAAATATTTGTCTTCCAAAATCTAGTGCAGTAGAGAgtgggaaatactcaagtaaagtaaaagtacctgaAGTGTTGAATTGCactacttgaataaatgtactgagttacaTTGCACTACTGCATTTAGGCCATATAAGGAGAGAATggctatttttcttttgtggttctttgttctaatgtaccctttaaaaaacaagaatgtggaaaacagctgtggaataagttatgtattgtactgatgcttatgaatgctaatttccaattaaaaaaaaaaaaaagaagagaatggCTTGATACCTGAGCTGAATCAATCAAAATCTCCGCACCAAAAAGCATCTGGTGAGACTACAGAGAGAGAATCAAAAGTGAAGAGTCTGTGTTGAATaatttatcaaaacattttattttcttgaacaACAATACAATATGTCACAGAAAAATCACAGAGGGATTTAAGACAGGTCTGGCTCAGGTTTTCTTCTATGtgagttcttttttttaaaacaataagtGCAGCATAAATCAAACAAGTCAAGAGgtcaagaggaaaaaaagagcatCATTACATCCTTGAAAGAATACCGATAACGAGgacaagacacacaaaaaaagaaacctcgACGTCAGTAAAAGTCACATCCCAAAAAGTCTCTGCAAAAGTGTCAAGAATTACAACTACTGCTAATGCTCATCATAAAACCACTAATGCCTCACAAGATTATGAATTTCATacaatggaaaaacattttaaaagatctCGTATTTATCTGTTAGTTACAGTACAAAGACATCATTCCATTTCTGTTAACCAGCAAACTGTGTTGAAATGGATCTAAGCACCAACCGGTTGAGTTGTATCACTGACTTACGTTCATATACACTATGTTGTTTAATGAGGGGGCATTGAGGCAAGGAGGGGTCTAGCACCATGAAAATTGAACCACCCCCCTGATTGCACTTCCCCTATCCACTCATTATGACCAtactacatttttaaaatacctTGTAGCCCCTTATCAAGTGAAGTAACTTTTGAtatgcaataaatatataacaaaacaaccatgtacagtataaataatgtcacaatttacaATTTTCTCTGTAAtccaaaaaacagaaactgacaacaaaaagaggtaTAAAAGTGGGAAGAAATTCCCATTGCAGTAATTTAAACTAGAGTGAAACATGATATTTTAGGGTGTATTATcatacagcaacaacaaaaacaaaggacTGAGGTGGACAAATTTGACCATATACAAATTAGATTTTTGATTGAGAACAAAACTACATAAGTCT
Coding sequences within it:
- the tmem88a gene encoding transmembrane protein 88a, coding for MSLSRNGTLEKTISEHGHSELASPSRAGSGVVVPPPYSLGGSEGTDPLELRGSLDCWACSVLVTAQNLIIALINGTLATIIFGIILTPALAMIIFGFLCHSTVLPHGTTLFCSDILDDGGCVALLVVGFLLLTPLLVLALAAFCRLARHLQLGMCFIPYSRAVYKNLPATRQRKADGGGCCGQQGGSEREGKGSVWV